A genome region from Terriglobia bacterium includes the following:
- a CDS encoding oligopeptide/dipeptide ABC transporter ATP-binding protein produces the protein HDLGVIAEVAETVAVMYAGKIVEIGPAVDVFHNPKHPYTEGLLRSIPRLGAPAGGTENRGRLYAIDGMVPDLLHLPSGCSFAPRCYKRTVECTLSPIPLEPAPGSKDHIHEVRCIHA, from the coding sequence GCATGATCTGGGCGTGATCGCGGAAGTCGCCGAGACCGTGGCTGTGATGTATGCGGGGAAGATTGTGGAAATCGGGCCCGCAGTGGATGTTTTCCACAATCCGAAACACCCATATACCGAAGGGTTACTGCGGTCGATTCCCCGCCTGGGCGCGCCGGCCGGCGGGACGGAGAACAGGGGCCGGCTGTACGCTATCGACGGAATGGTGCCGGACTTGTTGCATCTGCCGTCCGGATGTTCTTTTGCTCCCCGTTGCTACAAGCGTACGGTCGAGTGCACGCTCTCCCCGATCCCTCTAGAGCCGGCTCCCGGCAGCAAAGACCATATCCATGAGGTTCGCTGCATTCATGCCTGA